A genomic region of Exiguobacterium sp. Helios contains the following coding sequences:
- a CDS encoding LCP family protein has protein sequence MRSRLRKKQPRIGWRIASAVLLLFVLTVSATTGFAFLKFQQTADSFITPLKGAKKLPLEVMQPVNVLLIGVDERKNDPGRADAIMLLSFNPKTKQATSLSIPRDMQVILTNGEKTKINHTYAYGGVEETIETVERTFETKVPYYAKINMDGLIELVDAVGGVTVDNPSAFSWNDRRLQKDYAEGKIKLDGLEASGYARMRKQDPLGDMGRQIRQRQVLEAVGIKLGGPDVLTNLEEISQVLKNNFSTNITFSEAAQLAQENQTGFERLKPLKLDGEGYIASDGVWYFFASDQSMQEAKQTIDKLTKS, from the coding sequence ATGAGATCACGTTTACGGAAAAAACAACCGCGCATCGGTTGGCGGATTGCCAGTGCCGTCTTGTTGTTGTTTGTCTTAACCGTCAGTGCCACAACCGGATTTGCGTTCTTAAAGTTCCAACAAACAGCAGATTCATTCATTACACCATTAAAAGGAGCAAAAAAACTCCCGCTTGAGGTGATGCAACCGGTCAATGTCTTATTGATTGGAGTCGACGAACGAAAAAATGATCCGGGGCGGGCGGATGCGATCATGTTGTTGTCGTTTAATCCGAAAACGAAACAGGCGACCTCTCTTTCAATTCCGCGTGATATGCAGGTGATACTCACAAATGGTGAGAAAACAAAAATCAATCATACGTATGCTTACGGTGGGGTTGAAGAGACGATTGAGACGGTCGAACGGACGTTTGAGACCAAAGTCCCGTACTATGCCAAAATCAATATGGATGGATTGATTGAACTTGTTGACGCAGTCGGTGGGGTGACGGTTGATAATCCATCTGCGTTCAGTTGGAACGACCGTCGTCTGCAAAAAGACTACGCGGAAGGGAAAATCAAACTCGACGGGCTCGAAGCGAGCGGATATGCCCGCATGCGGAAACAAGACCCGCTCGGTGATATGGGACGACAAATCCGTCAACGGCAGGTCTTGGAAGCGGTCGGGATAAAACTAGGCGGTCCTGATGTTTTGACGAACTTGGAAGAAATCAGTCAGGTGCTGAAAAACAACTTCAGTACGAATATCACGTTTTCAGAAGCAGCGCAACTGGCACAAGAAAATCAAACCGGATTTGAACGTCTGAAACCGCTCAAACTGGACGGTGAGGGATACATTGCGAGTGACGGTGTCTGGTACTTTTTCGCCTCGGATCAATCGATGCAAGAAGCCAAACAGACAATCGATAAACTGACGAAAAGTTAA
- a CDS encoding glycosyltransferase, which translates to MKRVGMFVWNTFTNDARVLRECTALAEAGYHVDLYCLNDGTLPAMEYHPSGFQIIRIERTPPFETILRRLKKRNPVTLLAGAGLFLFVPWLIPVAVILYMLQKSRFIRYALYNSFGIVRMTRAARKRNYDIMHANDLNTLPQAISAARGAKIVYDSHEVQTDRTGYGKGQGGLERHLLRFVDQTMVENETRADYHLALYGERPAVLHNYPFYQETVPEARPLRQELGMDENEPILLYQGGIQEGRGLGRLIEAMPLIRNGTLLFIGDGKIKPELQRLAATSSERERIHFMDKVPLDQLPSYTAAATVGFQVLENVCFNHYSASSNKLFEYMSALVPVVAADLPEIRGVVETEAVGLIVDVESPQSIAAAVNQIVEEDGLRQAMKERTKQARQKYNWDKEKDRLLTVYHELVK; encoded by the coding sequence ATGAAACGGGTCGGGATGTTTGTTTGGAATACGTTTACGAATGATGCACGTGTTTTACGGGAGTGTACGGCACTCGCGGAAGCAGGGTATCACGTCGATTTATATTGTCTCAATGATGGCACATTACCAGCGATGGAGTATCACCCGAGCGGCTTTCAAATCATCCGAATTGAACGGACACCTCCTTTTGAAACAATCCTTCGTCGTCTGAAGAAGCGTAACCCGGTTACGCTTCTGGCTGGCGCAGGATTGTTCTTGTTCGTTCCTTGGCTGATTCCGGTTGCCGTCATTCTGTATATGTTGCAGAAAAGCCGGTTTATCCGCTATGCACTGTATAACAGCTTCGGGATTGTCCGGATGACACGGGCAGCACGTAAGCGGAACTACGATATCATGCATGCCAACGATTTAAATACATTACCGCAAGCGATTTCGGCCGCGAGAGGGGCAAAAATCGTCTACGATTCGCATGAAGTCCAGACGGATCGGACGGGCTACGGAAAAGGACAAGGCGGTTTAGAACGTCATTTATTACGATTTGTGGATCAGACGATGGTCGAAAATGAGACACGTGCCGATTACCACTTAGCCCTTTACGGAGAGCGACCGGCCGTGTTGCACAATTATCCATTTTATCAAGAAACGGTACCGGAAGCACGCCCGCTCCGTCAAGAACTCGGAATGGACGAAAACGAACCGATTTTATTGTACCAAGGCGGTATTCAGGAAGGACGGGGGCTCGGGCGGTTGATTGAAGCGATGCCGTTGATTCGAAACGGCACACTGTTGTTCATTGGCGACGGAAAAATCAAACCGGAGCTTCAACGGCTGGCGGCTACGTCCTCAGAACGAGAACGTATTCATTTTATGGATAAGGTACCGCTTGATCAGTTACCGAGTTATACAGCAGCAGCGACGGTTGGGTTTCAAGTGTTAGAAAACGTTTGTTTTAACCATTATTCGGCCTCTTCGAATAAATTATTTGAATACATGTCAGCCCTTGTCCCGGTCGTGGCAGCAGATTTACCGGAAATCCGTGGTGTCGTCGAGACAGAGGCCGTCGGACTGATTGTTGACGTTGAATCACCGCAATCGATTGCCGCTGCCGTCAATCAAATCGTCGAAGAGGACGGGTTACGTCAGGCGATGAAAGAACGGACAAAGCAGGCACGGCAGAAATACAACTGGGATAAAGAAAAAGACCGATTATTGACTGTCTACCATGAATTAGTGAAGTAA
- a CDS encoding DHHW family protein — protein sequence MAQPIERKSKPKEVGQPSSSFERKMMWLTTISFFVILIAIGAGTILREDRVSSQLENRSLAQSVKPTVQGVISGDDMVKMESYFTDQLVLRGTFVEMQARLSKNVLQQPFRNGIYTAEDGYLIEPSQAAQPIVPDAFRQFTQEVNRPVYFALAPSKTVVAERDGIIPGYVASNAEQRYQTMQAGFKQAGITSIPLDALQLSDYFKTDHHWNIDGAYQAYGEIIRTVAKTEPTLKKVEVDPESKRASEHPYFGSLARKTTLAYASTGDKIEYYDAGQFKGIDVCYDKKCGQPLIDEQFIKEEGDYADRYEVFMRGNHGILSMTSQTKGPKLLVLKDSFANPVLPFLAKSANLEVVDVRYVNKDFDASEFAKQKNVDAVVFLHNANINGLMKTYQQKL from the coding sequence ATGGCACAACCAATCGAACGCAAATCAAAGCCGAAAGAGGTCGGTCAACCGTCCTCATCCTTTGAACGGAAGATGATGTGGCTGACGACGATCAGTTTTTTCGTCATCTTGATAGCGATTGGCGCGGGGACGATCCTTCGGGAAGACCGCGTCAGTTCCCAACTGGAAAATCGGTCCCTTGCACAGTCTGTCAAACCGACCGTCCAAGGCGTGATTTCGGGTGACGATATGGTGAAGATGGAAAGTTATTTCACCGATCAATTAGTCTTGCGTGGCACCTTTGTTGAAATGCAGGCCCGATTATCAAAAAATGTCCTGCAGCAACCGTTCCGTAACGGCATTTATACGGCAGAAGACGGTTACTTGATTGAGCCGAGTCAAGCGGCGCAACCGATCGTTCCGGACGCTTTCCGACAGTTCACGCAAGAGGTCAACCGTCCGGTCTATTTTGCCCTCGCACCGTCGAAAACCGTCGTCGCGGAACGGGATGGAATCATTCCGGGTTACGTGGCTTCGAACGCGGAACAACGGTATCAGACGATGCAAGCCGGATTCAAGCAAGCGGGCATTACCTCGATTCCTCTCGATGCCTTACAGTTGTCCGATTACTTTAAGACGGATCATCACTGGAATATAGACGGCGCCTATCAAGCCTATGGCGAGATTATCCGTACAGTCGCGAAAACAGAACCGACGTTAAAAAAAGTGGAAGTCGATCCGGAATCAAAGCGGGCATCGGAACATCCTTACTTTGGTTCACTCGCCCGCAAGACGACGCTTGCGTATGCGAGCACAGGAGACAAAATTGAATACTACGATGCCGGCCAATTTAAGGGCATCGACGTCTGCTACGACAAGAAATGTGGTCAACCTCTGATTGATGAGCAATTTATCAAGGAAGAGGGCGACTATGCCGATCGCTACGAAGTGTTCATGCGCGGAAATCACGGTATTTTATCAATGACGTCGCAGACGAAAGGACCGAAGCTGCTTGTCCTCAAAGACTCGTTTGCCAATCCGGTCCTGCCGTTTCTTGCTAAAAGTGCCAATCTTGAAGTCGTCGATGTGCGATACGTCAACAAAGATTTTGATGCATCTGAATTTGCGAAGCAAAAAAACGTGGATGCCGTCGTTTTCTTACACAATGCGAACATTAACGGGTTGATGAAGACGTATCAGCAGAAATTGTAA
- a CDS encoding MBOAT family protein yields the protein MLFSSTIFLFLFLPIVLLVYHLLPRTFRNGWLLVASLFFYAWGEPRFVLLMLTSILINYLFALAVHTYRTRIGVKWIMFSMIAVNLGLLGWFKYSGFFVTSINETFQTTLFVPEVVLPIGISFFTFQAMSYVIDVYRQAGQVQKNPLDLALYIALFPQLIAGPIVRYETVADEINHRRETLPEFAQGVRRFIIGLSKKLILANGCGQVADTIFNMKDLSMGLAWIGIIAYALQIYFDFSGYSDMAIGLGLMFGFHFLENFNYPYISKSVSEFWRRWHISLGSWFRDYVYIPLGGNRVSPWKQYRNLGIVWMLTGLWHGASWTFVAWGIYYGIWIMLEKAFLGKLLARIPVFATVWTLVLVLVGWVFFRAETFPEAITYIQAMFVPDVLWDDRASYQLVQNGVILALACLAATPIPKRIGERFVESSGKVGQTMQYGYAMVLLFLATSALVASTFNPFIYFRF from the coding sequence ATGTTATTTAGTTCGACGATTTTTTTATTTCTATTCTTACCGATCGTGTTGCTTGTCTACCACTTGTTGCCACGCACGTTTCGGAACGGCTGGCTCCTTGTAGCGAGCCTTTTCTTTTATGCCTGGGGTGAACCGAGATTCGTCCTATTGATGTTGACCAGCATTTTAATCAACTATCTGTTTGCATTGGCCGTACACACGTACCGGACACGGATTGGTGTCAAATGGATCATGTTTAGTATGATTGCTGTCAACCTGGGACTGCTCGGTTGGTTTAAATACAGCGGATTTTTTGTGACGTCAATCAACGAGACTTTTCAAACGACGTTGTTTGTCCCGGAAGTCGTTTTACCAATTGGGATTTCATTCTTTACTTTCCAAGCGATGAGTTACGTCATCGATGTGTACCGTCAAGCGGGACAGGTCCAAAAAAACCCACTTGACCTCGCTTTGTACATCGCGTTGTTTCCGCAGTTGATTGCCGGTCCGATTGTCCGCTATGAGACGGTTGCGGACGAAATCAATCACCGGCGGGAAACCTTGCCTGAATTCGCACAAGGCGTCCGCCGCTTTATCATCGGCTTATCCAAAAAATTGATTTTAGCGAACGGATGCGGGCAAGTCGCGGATACGATTTTTAACATGAAGGATTTATCGATGGGTCTCGCTTGGATTGGAATCATCGCCTATGCCTTGCAAATTTATTTTGATTTTTCCGGTTACAGCGACATGGCGATTGGACTGGGGTTGATGTTTGGCTTTCATTTTCTTGAAAACTTTAACTATCCGTACATCTCAAAATCAGTCTCTGAATTTTGGCGCCGGTGGCATATTTCATTAGGCTCTTGGTTCCGGGATTATGTCTACATTCCTCTTGGAGGAAACCGGGTGTCGCCGTGGAAACAGTACCGCAATCTCGGAATCGTTTGGATGTTGACCGGACTTTGGCACGGCGCAAGCTGGACGTTTGTTGCCTGGGGAATCTATTACGGAATCTGGATCATGCTCGAAAAAGCCTTCCTCGGAAAACTGCTGGCGCGGATTCCCGTATTCGCGACGGTGTGGACGCTTGTTCTCGTTTTGGTCGGGTGGGTCTTTTTCCGGGCAGAAACGTTCCCGGAAGCGATCACGTACATTCAAGCGATGTTCGTCCCGGATGTGCTGTGGGATGACCGCGCGAGTTATCAACTCGTCCAAAATGGTGTCATTTTAGCGCTGGCGTGTCTTGCTGCGACTCCGATTCCAAAACGGATCGGCGAACGATTTGTCGAATCATCGGGCAAAGTCGGACAGACGATGCAATATGGATACGCGATGGTCTTGTTGTTCCTCGCTACATCGGCACTCGTCGCAAGTACATTTAATCCCTTTATTTATTTCCGTTTCTAG
- the wecB gene encoding non-hydrolyzing UDP-N-acetylglucosamine 2-epimerase: MERMKRVMLVFGTRPEAIKMAPVVKALEKREGVEPIVVVTAQHREMLDQVLELFQIVPDHDLDLMRPRQTLEEMTARILNAMRRVLEKEQPDLVLVHGDTTTTFAASLAAFYQQIPVGHVEAGLRTYQKYAPFPEEMNRQLTGVLADYHFAPTDQAAENLRLENKQTPVIVTGNTVIDALKTTVSKDYTHPVLTDLTVSGRKLVLLTVHRRENHLQLSQIFDAVERLADSHPDIEIVYPVHPNPIVLEAAEQLNHHPRIRLIEPLDVFDFHNLAARATLILTDSGGIQEEAPSLGVPVLVLRDTTERPEGVAAGTLKLVGTDPERIYETGHLLLTNQGAYDAMAQAANPYGDGHAAERIVDAILSEVPV, from the coding sequence ATGGAACGAATGAAACGAGTCATGTTAGTGTTCGGAACGAGACCGGAAGCAATCAAGATGGCGCCTGTCGTCAAAGCATTGGAAAAACGAGAAGGAGTCGAACCGATTGTCGTCGTGACGGCACAACACCGGGAAATGCTCGATCAAGTCCTTGAACTGTTCCAGATTGTTCCCGACCATGATTTAGACCTGATGCGTCCACGTCAGACACTAGAAGAGATGACGGCACGGATTTTAAATGCGATGCGTCGTGTCTTAGAAAAAGAGCAACCGGATTTGGTGTTGGTCCATGGGGATACGACAACGACATTCGCGGCTTCGCTTGCGGCTTTCTACCAACAGATTCCGGTTGGTCATGTCGAAGCCGGCTTACGGACGTATCAGAAGTATGCCCCATTCCCGGAAGAAATGAATCGTCAATTGACGGGTGTACTCGCTGATTACCATTTTGCGCCGACCGATCAGGCGGCGGAAAATCTACGGTTGGAAAATAAACAGACTCCGGTCATCGTAACGGGAAATACAGTCATCGACGCATTAAAAACAACGGTTTCGAAAGACTACACGCACCCGGTGTTGACAGATCTTACAGTGAGCGGACGGAAGCTGGTTTTATTGACTGTTCACCGACGCGAAAATCACCTGCAATTATCGCAAATTTTTGATGCCGTCGAACGATTGGCGGACAGTCATCCGGATATCGAAATCGTCTATCCGGTCCATCCGAACCCGATTGTCCTCGAGGCAGCGGAACAGTTAAACCATCATCCGCGCATCCGATTGATTGAACCGCTCGATGTCTTTGATTTTCATAATTTGGCAGCCCGGGCGACACTGATTTTGACGGATTCTGGCGGTATCCAAGAGGAAGCACCTTCGCTTGGCGTGCCGGTCCTCGTCTTGCGTGATACGACCGAGCGTCCGGAAGGTGTCGCAGCCGGTACGTTGAAGCTTGTCGGGACGGATCCGGAACGTATTTATGAAACAGGTCATCTGTTACTGACAAATCAAGGGGCTTATGACGCGATGGCACAAGCGGCGAATCCATACGGAGACGGTCATGCGGCAGAACGTATTGTGGATGCGATTTTAAGCGAGGTACCGGTATGA
- the tagH gene encoding teichoic acids export ABC transporter ATP-binding subunit TagH, which translates to MSHVVFENVSKRYVLYARPIDKLKEVLFGKVSGKPFYALKNISFSVEQGEIVGVVGINGSGKSTLSHLLANVTPPTYGRVTLGGKSALIAISSGLNNQLTGRDNIELKGLMMGLTKKQIQAITPEILEFADIGDFIDQPVKTYSSGMRARLGFAISININPDILIIDEALSVGDQTFTEKCLDKMREFRDQGKTIFFVSHSLNQVKSFCTKILWLEYGEVRMFGPTAETMAEYNKYLYWYKQLTKKQAAHYVMKKRTGRSDEIERSARGETIELSS; encoded by the coding sequence ATGAGTCACGTCGTATTCGAGAATGTTTCAAAACGCTACGTCTTATATGCCCGACCAATTGATAAATTAAAAGAAGTGTTGTTCGGTAAAGTCAGCGGTAAACCGTTTTATGCTTTAAAAAATATCTCGTTCTCCGTCGAACAAGGCGAAATCGTCGGTGTGGTCGGAATCAACGGGAGTGGGAAGTCGACCTTGTCGCATCTGCTCGCCAATGTCACGCCGCCGACATACGGTCGTGTGACACTTGGCGGTAAATCGGCATTAATCGCAATTTCCAGTGGTCTCAACAATCAGCTGACCGGACGGGACAACATCGAATTAAAAGGATTGATGATGGGGCTGACCAAAAAACAGATCCAGGCGATTACACCGGAAATTCTGGAGTTTGCGGACATCGGGGATTTCATCGATCAACCCGTCAAAACGTATTCAAGCGGGATGCGGGCGCGACTTGGTTTTGCCATCTCGATTAATATCAATCCGGATATCCTGATCATCGATGAGGCCCTGTCGGTTGGTGACCAGACATTTACGGAAAAATGCCTCGATAAGATGCGGGAATTTCGCGACCAGGGAAAAACGATCTTTTTTGTCAGCCATTCCTTGAATCAAGTCAAAAGTTTTTGTACAAAAATCCTTTGGCTGGAGTATGGAGAAGTTCGGATGTTTGGACCGACAGCAGAAACGATGGCGGAGTATAACAAATATTTATATTGGTACAAACAGCTGACGAAAAAACAAGCTGCACATTATGTCATGAAAAAAAGAACAGGACGAAGTGATGAAATCGAGCGTTCGGCACGCGGTGAAACGATTGAATTGTCGTCATGA
- a CDS encoding ABC transporter permease yields the protein MNGVGTIGKELKDHFYLIFRLSLYETKSQYSMQYLGWFWEIMTPLLQIGVYWVVFGFGIRGGNPVDGIPFVFWLVSGLIAWFFIGSTIPSGSRSIYGRVALVSKMHFPLSTIPAYVILAQFYRHVAMIALTIVLGMAFGYFPGWHTFELLYIVPAGVIFLYAVSLLLSALATMIRDVQNMVTSAIRMLMYLTPIMWIPPNHSLFKTLLMINPLVYLIEGYRSALIGTGYLLDHVWYGVYFWTVTSVLLVVGAAVHLRFRRYFIDYV from the coding sequence ATGAACGGGGTCGGTACAATCGGGAAAGAGCTGAAAGATCATTTTTATCTAATCTTTCGTCTTTCACTTTATGAAACAAAAAGTCAGTACAGCATGCAATACCTCGGATGGTTCTGGGAAATCATGACACCACTTCTGCAGATTGGGGTTTACTGGGTCGTGTTCGGTTTCGGAATCCGTGGCGGAAATCCGGTCGACGGAATTCCATTCGTCTTTTGGTTGGTCAGTGGACTAATTGCCTGGTTTTTCATCGGCAGTACGATACCAAGCGGCTCACGATCGATTTACGGTCGGGTCGCCCTTGTTTCGAAAATGCACTTTCCACTCAGTACGATTCCGGCCTATGTCATCTTGGCGCAATTTTACCGTCATGTCGCAATGATTGCCTTGACGATTGTTCTCGGAATGGCATTCGGTTATTTTCCGGGCTGGCATACGTTTGAATTGTTGTATATCGTCCCGGCTGGTGTGATTTTTCTGTATGCCGTCTCACTTTTGTTGTCTGCTCTGGCAACGATGATTCGGGATGTACAAAACATGGTGACTTCGGCGATCCGGATGTTGATGTATTTGACGCCCATCATGTGGATTCCACCGAATCACAGTCTGTTTAAGACGTTGTTGATGATCAATCCTCTCGTCTATTTGATCGAAGGATACCGCTCGGCATTGATCGGGACCGGTTATCTGCTCGATCACGTCTGGTATGGAGTCTACTTCTGGACTGTGACGTCCGTTTTGTTAGTGGTAGGAGCAGCAGTTCATCTGCGGTTCCGGCGGTACTTCATTGATTATGTCTAG
- a CDS encoding nucleotide sugar dehydrogenase codes for MKLCTIGLGYIGLPSSAMFADHGTDVVGVDIDPRIVKMLNAGDIHIEEPGLEDVIKRVVANGKFRATLTPEPADVFLIAVPTPNLNDTYKSCDLKYVLSAVQNMLPHVQKGNVIIVESTIAPRTMDDHVRPLIEAAGFVIGQDVFVVHCPERVLPGQILHELIHNNRIVGGLTPACADAGAAVYETFVQGEIVKTDAKTAEMSKLMENTFRDVNIALANELTQVCHKLEINVLDVIEMANMHPRVNLHHPGPGVGGHCLAVDPYFIVAKAPSLARIIHTARETNVNMPHFVAEQAERLVASHVRPKIAVFGVTYKGNVDDMRESPAVDVIEQLIDRGMDVAVCDPHVERSISSRFELVDEIDAIQGADLALVLVDHDEFKQFDSRRLVNQMRTPVLFDTKGIVQPLEDITVLNFGNLHTYQTTEVDAKAI; via the coding sequence ATGAAACTTTGTACAATCGGACTCGGATATATTGGATTACCTTCTTCAGCCATGTTTGCAGATCACGGAACGGACGTCGTCGGGGTCGACATCGACCCGCGCATCGTTAAGATGTTGAATGCGGGAGACATTCATATTGAAGAACCGGGACTTGAAGATGTCATCAAGCGTGTCGTCGCAAACGGAAAGTTTCGGGCAACACTGACACCGGAACCGGCAGATGTCTTTTTAATTGCTGTTCCGACACCGAATTTAAATGACACGTATAAATCTTGTGACTTGAAGTATGTCCTGTCAGCCGTTCAGAATATGTTGCCGCACGTTCAAAAAGGCAACGTCATCATCGTCGAATCAACAATCGCTCCGCGGACGATGGATGATCATGTCCGACCATTGATTGAAGCAGCCGGGTTCGTTATCGGTCAAGACGTCTTCGTCGTTCATTGTCCGGAGCGGGTGCTTCCGGGACAAATCTTACATGAACTCATTCACAATAACCGGATTGTCGGCGGATTGACACCGGCTTGCGCGGATGCAGGAGCGGCTGTCTATGAAACATTCGTTCAAGGTGAAATCGTCAAGACGGATGCGAAGACGGCAGAGATGTCGAAATTGATGGAGAACACGTTCCGCGATGTTAACATCGCCCTAGCCAATGAACTGACGCAAGTGTGTCATAAACTCGAGATCAACGTGCTCGACGTAATCGAGATGGCGAACATGCATCCACGTGTCAATCTACATCATCCGGGACCGGGTGTCGGCGGGCATTGTCTTGCGGTGGATCCGTACTTCATCGTCGCAAAAGCACCGTCGCTTGCCCGGATTATTCATACGGCACGGGAAACAAACGTCAACATGCCGCACTTCGTCGCTGAACAGGCAGAGCGCCTTGTTGCGTCTCACGTCCGACCAAAAATCGCAGTGTTCGGCGTCACATACAAAGGGAACGTCGATGATATGCGCGAAAGTCCGGCTGTCGATGTCATCGAGCAATTGATTGACCGCGGCATGGATGTAGCAGTCTGTGATCCACACGTCGAACGTTCGATTTCGTCACGCTTTGAGCTTGTCGATGAGATTGATGCGATCCAAGGTGCGGATCTGGCACTGGTACTCGTCGACCATGATGAGTTTAAACAGTTTGATTCAAGGCGTCTTGTGAATCAGATGCGGACACCCGTCTTGTTTGATACAAAAGGAATCGTTCAACCGCTTGAAGACATCACGGTCCTGAATTTTGGTAACTTGCATACGTATCAAACGACGGAAGTGGATGCGAAGGCGATATGA